A single Elephas maximus indicus isolate mEleMax1 chromosome 2, mEleMax1 primary haplotype, whole genome shotgun sequence DNA region contains:
- the LOC126070061 gene encoding LOW QUALITY PROTEIN: protocadherin alpha-C1-like (The sequence of the model RefSeq protein was modified relative to this genomic sequence to represent the inferred CDS: inserted 2 bases in 1 codon; deleted 1 base in 1 codon; substituted 3 bases at 3 genomic stop codons), with product MVGWEGGGSVWVSCGAAAGQLEYLVLEETERGVAVGNVAADLKLSAAALSLRNFRLLSSPNEPYFGVDAASGNLGVREPADRERLCGAKAAYVLTYELILRDPLELVEMRVHVLDTSDNSPLFSAGDVQRHIPKFLTPAARFTLPNAQDAHEGSNGVLSYSLSPSQHFRLDMGAQVDGREYPELVLEKTLDREQRATHRLVLMGRDGGRPTRSGDAQVTVIMVDTNNNVPVFESSVYRTXIPETAPNGTVLFRLXASDPDEGSNGEIWHSLSNSTXAELRHLFHVHPRSGEVRVSASLGPPERLLEAYIEARDEGTFGLASTATLLVEVTDVNDHAPEVNLVRLSSPVPEDAAPGTVIALLSVRDEDLGPNGRVTCSISSGGPFQLKVSFDNFYSHLTDRPLDREQMSEYQVLITASDGGSPPLSTRRTLTGFVADVNGNTPSFPQQPQQELFVAENNGPGASLGRLFAQDPDLGKNGLVFYELLDVNAEDPPATSLVAVESSSGAIPAKTSFDFEQLRGLPFQVEARDGGIPPRSATVTVNLFVVDRNDNVPVILLPVPRNGSVPVEIVCCSARSGHLVTKVVAEDADSGSNAWLSYHVSQPSDSSLFSISASMGELWTARLVLPTDAIKQRVVVVVQDRGDPPLASSITLDVLWSNSAPRVLPDFEDPWETGGQLSAQNLYSVIALACISFLFLECFFFLSNKLNQSLACCSQSCWAVCCCSPEELRYGKRMTSNPCMTSTTIDVTAVERLSRAYLYWAFLGLGSGNNRLLLCGEYSAADLRNLATGVGXCIQIWNRKGDHANISAMVSKCYGT from the exons ATGGTGGGCTGGGAAGGTGGCGGCTCTGTGTGGGTCTCCTGCGGCGCTGCCGCCGGGCAGCTCGAATACTTGGTGTTGGAGGAGACGGAGCGGGGAGTAGCTGTAGGCAATGTCGCCGCGGACTTGAAACTGTCGGCAGCCGCTCTGTCCTTGAGGAACTTTCGCCTCCTTTCCAGTCCCAATGAGCCCTACTTCGGAGTGGACGCCGCCAGCGGTAACTTGGGGGTCCGAGAGCCGGCGGACCGCGAGCGGCTGTGCGGGGCCAAAGCTGCCTACGTCCTGACCTATGAGCTGATACTCCGTGACCCGCTGGAGCTGGTCGAGATGCGCGTTCACGTCCTAGACACCAGTGACAACTCGCCTCTTTTCTCTGCCGGCGACGTGCAGCGCCACATCCCCAAGTTCCTGACACCCGCAGCCCGCTTTACTCTCCCCAACGCTCAAGATGCCCATGAGGGAAGCAACGGGGTGCTAAGCTACAGCCTCAGTCCCAGCCAGCACTTCCGCCTGGACATGGGGGCGCAGGTGGACGGCAGGGAATACCCAGAGTTGGTGTTGGAGAAAACGCTGGATCGCGAGCAGCGCGCCACCCACCGCCTGGTGCTCATGGGTCGGGACGGCGGGCGGCCCACGCGCTCTGGAGACGCACAAGTCACTGTCATCATGGTGGACACCAACAACAACGTGCCTGTATTTGAGAGTTCCGTATACCGCACGTAGATTCCAGAGACTGCCCCCAATGGGACTGTGTTGTTCCGACTTTAGGCCTCGGACCCAGATGAAGGCTCAAATGGGGAAATCTGGCACTCCTTAAGCAATAGCACGTGAGCAGAGCTGAGACACCTTTTTCACGTGCACCCTAGAAGTGGGGAGGTACGTGTATCTGCGTCACTAGGTCCCCCTGAAAGGCTGTTGGAGGCATACATCGAGGCGAGGGATGAAGGCACCTTCGGCCTAGCTAGCActgctacactgctggtggagGTGACTGACGTGAATGATCATGCTCCTGAGGTGAACCTCGTGAGGTTATCCAGCCCGGTTCCGGAGGACGCCGCCCCTGGCACGGTGATTGCCCTCCTTAGTGTAAGGGATGAGGACCTCGGTCCCAACGGTAGGGTCACCTGTAGCATATCCAGCGGAGGCCCTTTTCAGCTAAAGGTTTCTTTTGACAACTTCTACAGCCATCTGACTGATCGGCCGCTGGACCGGGAACAGATGAGCGAATACCAGGTCCTAATCACCGCTTCAGATGGTGGCTCGCCCCCGCTGAGCACCCGCAGAACACTGACTGGGTTTGTTGCTGATGTGAACGGCAATACACCAAGCTTCCCGCAGCAGCCGCAGCAGGAACTCTTTGTGGCTGAAAACAATGGC CCCGGGGCCTCCCTGGGCCGCCTGTTTGCCCAGGACCCGGACCTGGGGAAGAATGGCCTTGTCTTCTATGAGCTGTTGGATGTTAATGCTGAAGACCCGCCAGCCACTAGCTTGGTGGCGGTGGAATCGTCCAGTGGGGCTATCCCTGCCAAAACTTCCTTTGACTTCGAGCAGCTCAGGGGGCTTCCCTTCCAGGTGGAAGCCAGAGATGGTGGCATTCCTCCCAGAAGTGCAACAGTGACTGTGAACTTGTTTGTAGTGGATAGGAACGACAATGTTCCAGTCATCTTGCTTCCTGTGCCAAGGAATGGCTCTGTACCAGTGGAAATTGTGTGCTGCTCTGCCAGAAGTGGACATTTGGTCACAAAAGTGGTAGCAGAGGATGCGGATAGTGGCTCCAATGCATGGCTTTCCTACCATGTCTCTCAGCCTTCTGATTCTAGCCTTTTCAGTATTTCAGCTAGTATGGGAGAGCTTTGGACAGCTCGCTTAGTTCTTCCCACTGATGCAATTAAGCAGAGAGTGGTGGTAGTAGTTCAGGACCGTGGAGACCCACCACTTGCCTCCTCCATCACTCTGGATGTGTTGTGGAGCAACTCTGCCCCTCGGGTCCTTCCAGACTTCGAAGATCCCTGGGAAACAGGAGGGCAGCTTTCTGCCCAGAACTTGTATTCAGTCATTGCTCTGGCctgtatttcctttttatttcttgaatgcTTTTTCTTCCTGAGCAACAAATTGAACCAGAGCCTAGCTTGTTGCTCTCAGAGCTGCTGGGCAGTGTGCTGTTGCTCTCCAGAGGAACTGAGGTATGGAAAGAGGATGACTTCAAATCCTTGCATGACATCAACAACAATAGATGTCACTGCAGTCGAGAGATTGTCTCGGGCCTATCTCTATTGGGCCTTTTTGGGACTTGGTTCTGGTAACAACCGTTTGCTGTTGTGTGGGGAATACAGTGCTGCTGACCTGAGAAATCTGGCCACTGGGGTAGG CTGTATTCAGATTTGGAATAGGAAAGGAGATCATGCAAATATCAGTGCCATGGTAAGCAAATGTTATGGGACTTGA